In the Primulina eburnea isolate SZY01 unplaced genomic scaffold, ASM2296580v1 ctg739_ERROPOS11973397, whole genome shotgun sequence genome, one interval contains:
- the LOC140822177 gene encoding E3 ubiquitin-protein ligase RGLG1-like: protein MGNTSSVPRTFSSSFDDCGYHALHHHQCCTPLHHHAPSTLAPQRRLDKKFSRIDDNYQTLDQITAALSRSGLGSSNLIVGIDFTKSNEWTGAKSFNRNSLHHLENVQNPYEQAITIIGKTLSSFDEDNLIPCFGFGDASAHDQHVFSFYPDERFCEGFEEVLTRYRQLVPQLRLSGTRIHTIFGRVEPVSKGELLQQLAHILG, encoded by the exons ATGGGAAATACAAGCTCAGTTCCAAGAACATTTTCATCTTCATTTGATGATTGTGGCTACCATGCTTTGCACCACCATCAGTGTTGTACCCCACTGCACCACCATGCTCCGTCGACCCTTGCACCACAACGCCGGCTGGACAAGAAATTCTCAAGAATTGATGACAATTACCAAACTTTGGATCAG ATAACGGCTGCCCTCTCCCGATCGGGATTAGGGTCTTCCAATCTAATTGTTGGTATTGATTTCACAAAGAGTAATGAGTGGACAG GAGCCAAGTCTTTTAACCGGAATAGCTTGCATCATCTCGAGAATGTCCAAAATCCCTACGAACAAGCCATAACCATCATTGGGAAAACCCTGTCCTCTTTTGATGAAGATAACCTGATTCCATGTTTTGGATTTGGAGATG CATCGGCACACGACCAACATGTCTTTAGTTTTTATCCGGACGAAAGGTTTTGTGAGGGATTCGAAGAGGTGCTAACCAGATACCGCCAGTTAGTTCCTCAGCTTCGTCTTTCAGGTACTCGCATCCACACGATTTTTGGCAGAGTAGAGCCAGTGAGCAAAGGAGAATTATTGCAGCAACTTGCCCACATACTTGGTTAG